From a single Raphanus sativus cultivar WK10039 chromosome 3, ASM80110v3, whole genome shotgun sequence genomic region:
- the LOC108846145 gene encoding structural maintenance of chromosomes protein 3-like isoform X1 — MFIKMVIIEGFKSYKEQTATEDFSRKVNCVVGANGSGKSNFFQAIRFVLSDIFQNLRNEDRKALLHEGASHQVGYAFVEIVFDNSDYRIPVDKEEIRLRRTIGLKKDEYFMDGKHITKNEVMDLLESAGFSRSNPYYVVQQGKIASLTLMKDSERLGLLKEIGGTRVYEERRHESLKIMQVTGIKRNQIIQVVQYLDGRLKDLDEEKEELRKYQQLDKQRKSLEYTIYDKELHDTREKLEQVEVERTKASEESTKMYDRVEKAQDEYKSLDESLTGLKKELQTMNKKKETVEARKTEAINNKTKLELDENDFKERIAGNIQSKNDALEQLSVVEREMQDSLKELEAINPLYESQVDKEKQTTKRIMELEKKLNILYQKQGRATQFSNKATRDKWLRKEIKDLKPVLDSNIVQEQKLQNEIFGLNVDLRERDAHIKNHEVEISELDTHISNSHEKFNIKKRERDEEHRKRREKWGEESELSSETEKLKTDLERAKKTLDHATPGDVRRGLSTIKRICSEHKINGVFGPLVELVDCEEKFFTAVEVTAGNSLFHVVVENDNISTEIIKHLNSRKGGRVTFIPLNRVKTPPHVNYPQSSDAIPLLRRLKFDSKFAPAFAQVFGRTIVCCDLNVATRIAKSDGLDCITLEGDQVSRKGGMTGGFYDHRRSKLRFMNTIIQNTKSIDTKGKVLEDVRRQLQVIDQKITQLVTEQQRLEADWTHSKLQVEQLKQEIASVTKQKHDIHKSLEHKEKSLGDVRTQMEQLRSSMAMKEAEMATELVDRLTPEESEELSRLNPKIKDLKDKLIAIKTDRIERGTKKTELETNLSTNLKRRMNELHATIASIEDDSLPSSAGLETQELYDAKLLVEELTNELESLCRSIDEKTKQVKRIKDEKAKLKTLQDDCEMKVQDANKKLEELFSHRNTLLAKQEENRKKIMGMGPLSSEAFDTYKQKNIKELQKMLHLCSEQLQQFSHVNKKALDQYVNFTEQREELQKRKAELDAGDEKIKELITVLDQQKDESIERTYKMVALNFRGIFSQLVQGGHGDLVMMKKTNKKDRDHDADDDVCGEAATEGRVEKYDGVTVKVSFTGQGETRSMKQLSGGQKTVVALALIFAIQKCDPAPFYLFDEIDAALDTQYRTAVGNMIRGLADDSVSTQFITTTFRPELVKVADKIYGVFYENRASIVKVISKDQALNFIQNEYQSHDT; from the exons ATGTTCATCAAGATG GTTATAATCGAAGGTTTCAAGAGTTACAAAGAGCAAACTGCTACTGAGGATTTCAGCCGCAAAGTTAACTGTGTTG TTGGGGCAAATGGGTCTGGGAAAAGCAACTTTTTCCAAG CAATTCGTTTTGTACTGAGTGACATCTTCCAAAATCTGAGGAATGAAGATAGGAAGGCGTTACTCCAT GAAGGTGCTAGTCATCAAGTTGGATATGCGTTCGTGGAGATAGTCTTTGATAATTCTGATTACCGTATCCCt GTTGATAAAGAAGAGATTCGCTTGCGCCGAACTATTGGTCTGAAAAAGGATGAATATTTCATGGACGGGAAACACATTAC aaaaaatgAAGTTATGGATTTACTGGAGAGTGCTGGATTTTCTCGTTCTAATCCGTACTATGTTGTTCAACAAGGAAAG ATAGCCTCGTTGACACTGATGAAAGATTCAGAACGGCTGGGTCTACTAAAAGAGATTGGTGGTACCCGTGTTTATGAGGAGAGACGCCATGAGAGTTTGAAAATTATGCAGGTTACAG GGATCAAACGGAATCAAATCATCCAAGTTGTCCAATACTTGGATGGCAGACTAAAGGATTTGGacgaagagaaagaagaactTAGAAAATATCAACAACTTGATAAGCAGAGAAAATCACTTGAATACACCATTTATGACAAAGAGCTTCATGATACTAGGGAGAAACTTGAACAG GTTGAAGTTGAAAGAACTAAAGCATCTGAAGAGTCTACAAAAATGTATGACCGTGTTGAGAAGGCCCAGGACGAGTACAAGAGCTTAGATGAGTCGCTGACAGGACTGAAAAAAGAGCTTCAGACAATgaacaagaagaaagaaactgtTGAAGCACGAAAAACTGAAGCTATAAATAATAAGACAAAACTGGAGCTTGATGAGAATGATTTCAAGGAACGGATTGCTGGAAATATCCAGTCTAAG AATGATGCACTTGAGCAACTTAGTGTGGTGGAAAGAGAAATGCAGGATTCTTTGAAGGAACTAGAGGCGATTAATCCCTTGTATGAGAGTCAAGTTGACAAGGAGAAGCAGACGACCAAAAG aaTAATGGAGCTGGAGAAGAAGCTTAATATTCTTTATCAGAAACAGGGACGTGCAACTCAGTTCTCAAATAAGGCTACTCGAGACAAATGGCTCCGGAAAGAAATTAAAGATCTCAAGCCTGTACTAGACTCAAATATAGTTCAA GAGCAAAAACTTCAGAATGAAATTTTTGGCCTCAATGTTGATTTAAGGGAGCGTGATGCACACATCAAGAACCATGAAGTTGAAATTAGTGAACTGGATACTCATATTTCCAATTCCCATGaaaaattcaatattaaaaAGAGGGAGAGGGATGAAGAGCATAGAAAAAGAAG GGAAAAATGGGGAGAAGAAAGTGAACTATCTTCTGAAACTGAGAAGTTGAAAACGGATCTTGAAAGGGCAAAGAAAACTCTTGATCATGCAACTCCAGGA GATGTAAGGCGAGGACTGAGCACTATCAAACGGATTTGCTCTGAGCATAAGATAAATGGAGTTTTTGGTCCACTTGTTGAGCTGGTTGATTGCGAGGAAAAGTTTTTCACTGCAGTTGAAGTCACTGCTGGAAACAG CCTATTTCACGTAGTAGTTGAGAATGACAATATTTCAACAGAGATAATCAAACACCTGAATTCTCGAAAGGGTGGACGTGTGACCTTCATACCTCTGAATCGGGTAAAGACGCCGCCTCACGTAAACTATCCACAAAGTTCTGATGCAATACCACTGCTGAGAAGATTGAAGTTCGACTCAAAATTTGCACCAGCATTTGCCCAG GTTTTTGGTAGAACAATAGTATGTTGTGATCTGAATGTAGCAACAAGAATTGCTAAGAGCGATGGCTTGGATTGCATAACTTTGGAAG GTGACCAGGTGAGCAGAAAGGGTGGTATGACCGGCGGATTTTATGACCACAGGCGGTCAAAATTGAGATTCATGAATACCATAATACAAAATACAAAGTCTATTGATACGAAGGGGAAGGTGTTGGAGGATGTTAGAAGACAGCTGCAAG TGATAGATCAGAAGATCACACAGCTTGTTACTGAGCAGCAGAGACTTGAGGCAGACTGGACGCATAGCAAATTACAGGTGGAGCAACTGAAGCAAGAGATAGCTAGCGTGACTAAGCAGAAACATGATATACATAAATCCCTTGAACATAAG GAGAAATCACTAGGTGACGTTAGAACACAAATGGAGCAGTTAAGATCTAGCATGGCCATGAAGGAAGCTGAAATGGCCACGGAACTTGTGGATCGCCTAACCCCAGAAGAAAGCGAAGAATTATCACGATTAAACCCAAAAATTAAGGATCTTAAGGACAAACTTATTGCAATCAAGACAGATCGGATTGAG AGGGggacaaaaaaaacagagttggAGACTAATTTGTCTACCAACTTAAAGAGGAGAATGAATGAGTTACATGCTACCATAGCTTCCATCGAGGATGATAGTTTGCCTAGTTCAGCTGGCTTAGAAACACAAGAACTTTATGATGCAAAACTATTGGTTGAAGAGCTCACAAACGAGCTCGAAA GTCTCTGTCGAAGCATAGATGAGAAGACTAAGCAGGTCAAGAGAATTAAAGATGAGAAAGCAAAGTTAAAG ACATTGCAAGATGACTGCGAGATGAAAGTGCAAGATGCAAATAAAAAGTTGGAGGAACTATTCAGCCATCGTAACACACTCCTTGCTAAGCAGGAAGAGAATAGGAAGAAGATTATGGGAATGGGTCCATTGTCATCTGAAGCTTTTGACAc gtataaacaaaaaaatataaaggagCTACAGAAGATGCTACACCTGTGCAGTGAACAGCTGCAACAGTTCAGCCATGTTAACAAGAAAGCGCTTGATCAATATGTAAATTTCACAGAACAGCGAGAAGAACTTCAGAAAAGGAAAGCTGAGCTTGATGCAGGAGATGAG AAAATTAAAGAACTGATTACAGTTCTGGATCAGCAGAAAGACGAATCTATAGAACGTACTTACAAAATGGTTGCACTTAACTTCCGGGGTATATTCTCTCAGCTTGTGCAAGGTGGACATGGTGACCTTGTCATGATGAAGAAGACGAATAAAAAG GACCGTGATCATGATGCTGACGATGATGTGTGTGGTGAAGCTGCTACAGAGGGAAGGGTTGAGAAATACGATGGTGTAACAGTGAAG GTGTCGTTTACTGGTCAAGGGGAGACACGATCAATGAAACAATTGTCGGGAGGACAAAAGACCGTTGTTGCTCTCGCATTAATATTTGCCATCCAGAAATGCGATCCTGCACCATTCTATCTCTTCGATGAGATTGATGCGGCACTTGATACTCAATATCGAACTGCTGTCGGCA ACATGATTCGTGGTTTAGCTGATGACAGCGTAAGTACGCAGTTCATAACCACCACTTTCCGTCCGGAGCTAGTAAAAGTTGCGGATAAGATATATGGAGTGTTTTATGAGAATAGAGCGAGTATTGTGAAAGTTATTTCAAAGGACCAGGCGTTGAACTTCATCCAAAATGAATATCAGTCCCATGATACTTGA
- the LOC108846145 gene encoding structural maintenance of chromosomes protein 3-like isoform X2 → MDGKHITKNEVMDLLESAGFSRSNPYYVVQQGKIASLTLMKDSERLGLLKEIGGTRVYEERRHESLKIMQVTGIKRNQIIQVVQYLDGRLKDLDEEKEELRKYQQLDKQRKSLEYTIYDKELHDTREKLEQVEVERTKASEESTKMYDRVEKAQDEYKSLDESLTGLKKELQTMNKKKETVEARKTEAINNKTKLELDENDFKERIAGNIQSKNDALEQLSVVEREMQDSLKELEAINPLYESQVDKEKQTTKRIMELEKKLNILYQKQGRATQFSNKATRDKWLRKEIKDLKPVLDSNIVQEQKLQNEIFGLNVDLRERDAHIKNHEVEISELDTHISNSHEKFNIKKRERDEEHRKRREKWGEESELSSETEKLKTDLERAKKTLDHATPGDVRRGLSTIKRICSEHKINGVFGPLVELVDCEEKFFTAVEVTAGNSLFHVVVENDNISTEIIKHLNSRKGGRVTFIPLNRVKTPPHVNYPQSSDAIPLLRRLKFDSKFAPAFAQVFGRTIVCCDLNVATRIAKSDGLDCITLEGDQVSRKGGMTGGFYDHRRSKLRFMNTIIQNTKSIDTKGKVLEDVRRQLQVIDQKITQLVTEQQRLEADWTHSKLQVEQLKQEIASVTKQKHDIHKSLEHKEKSLGDVRTQMEQLRSSMAMKEAEMATELVDRLTPEESEELSRLNPKIKDLKDKLIAIKTDRIERGTKKTELETNLSTNLKRRMNELHATIASIEDDSLPSSAGLETQELYDAKLLVEELTNELESLCRSIDEKTKQVKRIKDEKAKLKTLQDDCEMKVQDANKKLEELFSHRNTLLAKQEENRKKIMGMGPLSSEAFDTYKQKNIKELQKMLHLCSEQLQQFSHVNKKALDQYVNFTEQREELQKRKAELDAGDEKIKELITVLDQQKDESIERTYKMVALNFRGIFSQLVQGGHGDLVMMKKTNKKDRDHDADDDVCGEAATEGRVEKYDGVTVKVSFTGQGETRSMKQLSGGQKTVVALALIFAIQKCDPAPFYLFDEIDAALDTQYRTAVGNMIRGLADDSVSTQFITTTFRPELVKVADKIYGVFYENRASIVKVISKDQALNFIQNEYQSHDT, encoded by the exons ATGGACGGGAAACACATTAC aaaaaatgAAGTTATGGATTTACTGGAGAGTGCTGGATTTTCTCGTTCTAATCCGTACTATGTTGTTCAACAAGGAAAG ATAGCCTCGTTGACACTGATGAAAGATTCAGAACGGCTGGGTCTACTAAAAGAGATTGGTGGTACCCGTGTTTATGAGGAGAGACGCCATGAGAGTTTGAAAATTATGCAGGTTACAG GGATCAAACGGAATCAAATCATCCAAGTTGTCCAATACTTGGATGGCAGACTAAAGGATTTGGacgaagagaaagaagaactTAGAAAATATCAACAACTTGATAAGCAGAGAAAATCACTTGAATACACCATTTATGACAAAGAGCTTCATGATACTAGGGAGAAACTTGAACAG GTTGAAGTTGAAAGAACTAAAGCATCTGAAGAGTCTACAAAAATGTATGACCGTGTTGAGAAGGCCCAGGACGAGTACAAGAGCTTAGATGAGTCGCTGACAGGACTGAAAAAAGAGCTTCAGACAATgaacaagaagaaagaaactgtTGAAGCACGAAAAACTGAAGCTATAAATAATAAGACAAAACTGGAGCTTGATGAGAATGATTTCAAGGAACGGATTGCTGGAAATATCCAGTCTAAG AATGATGCACTTGAGCAACTTAGTGTGGTGGAAAGAGAAATGCAGGATTCTTTGAAGGAACTAGAGGCGATTAATCCCTTGTATGAGAGTCAAGTTGACAAGGAGAAGCAGACGACCAAAAG aaTAATGGAGCTGGAGAAGAAGCTTAATATTCTTTATCAGAAACAGGGACGTGCAACTCAGTTCTCAAATAAGGCTACTCGAGACAAATGGCTCCGGAAAGAAATTAAAGATCTCAAGCCTGTACTAGACTCAAATATAGTTCAA GAGCAAAAACTTCAGAATGAAATTTTTGGCCTCAATGTTGATTTAAGGGAGCGTGATGCACACATCAAGAACCATGAAGTTGAAATTAGTGAACTGGATACTCATATTTCCAATTCCCATGaaaaattcaatattaaaaAGAGGGAGAGGGATGAAGAGCATAGAAAAAGAAG GGAAAAATGGGGAGAAGAAAGTGAACTATCTTCTGAAACTGAGAAGTTGAAAACGGATCTTGAAAGGGCAAAGAAAACTCTTGATCATGCAACTCCAGGA GATGTAAGGCGAGGACTGAGCACTATCAAACGGATTTGCTCTGAGCATAAGATAAATGGAGTTTTTGGTCCACTTGTTGAGCTGGTTGATTGCGAGGAAAAGTTTTTCACTGCAGTTGAAGTCACTGCTGGAAACAG CCTATTTCACGTAGTAGTTGAGAATGACAATATTTCAACAGAGATAATCAAACACCTGAATTCTCGAAAGGGTGGACGTGTGACCTTCATACCTCTGAATCGGGTAAAGACGCCGCCTCACGTAAACTATCCACAAAGTTCTGATGCAATACCACTGCTGAGAAGATTGAAGTTCGACTCAAAATTTGCACCAGCATTTGCCCAG GTTTTTGGTAGAACAATAGTATGTTGTGATCTGAATGTAGCAACAAGAATTGCTAAGAGCGATGGCTTGGATTGCATAACTTTGGAAG GTGACCAGGTGAGCAGAAAGGGTGGTATGACCGGCGGATTTTATGACCACAGGCGGTCAAAATTGAGATTCATGAATACCATAATACAAAATACAAAGTCTATTGATACGAAGGGGAAGGTGTTGGAGGATGTTAGAAGACAGCTGCAAG TGATAGATCAGAAGATCACACAGCTTGTTACTGAGCAGCAGAGACTTGAGGCAGACTGGACGCATAGCAAATTACAGGTGGAGCAACTGAAGCAAGAGATAGCTAGCGTGACTAAGCAGAAACATGATATACATAAATCCCTTGAACATAAG GAGAAATCACTAGGTGACGTTAGAACACAAATGGAGCAGTTAAGATCTAGCATGGCCATGAAGGAAGCTGAAATGGCCACGGAACTTGTGGATCGCCTAACCCCAGAAGAAAGCGAAGAATTATCACGATTAAACCCAAAAATTAAGGATCTTAAGGACAAACTTATTGCAATCAAGACAGATCGGATTGAG AGGGggacaaaaaaaacagagttggAGACTAATTTGTCTACCAACTTAAAGAGGAGAATGAATGAGTTACATGCTACCATAGCTTCCATCGAGGATGATAGTTTGCCTAGTTCAGCTGGCTTAGAAACACAAGAACTTTATGATGCAAAACTATTGGTTGAAGAGCTCACAAACGAGCTCGAAA GTCTCTGTCGAAGCATAGATGAGAAGACTAAGCAGGTCAAGAGAATTAAAGATGAGAAAGCAAAGTTAAAG ACATTGCAAGATGACTGCGAGATGAAAGTGCAAGATGCAAATAAAAAGTTGGAGGAACTATTCAGCCATCGTAACACACTCCTTGCTAAGCAGGAAGAGAATAGGAAGAAGATTATGGGAATGGGTCCATTGTCATCTGAAGCTTTTGACAc gtataaacaaaaaaatataaaggagCTACAGAAGATGCTACACCTGTGCAGTGAACAGCTGCAACAGTTCAGCCATGTTAACAAGAAAGCGCTTGATCAATATGTAAATTTCACAGAACAGCGAGAAGAACTTCAGAAAAGGAAAGCTGAGCTTGATGCAGGAGATGAG AAAATTAAAGAACTGATTACAGTTCTGGATCAGCAGAAAGACGAATCTATAGAACGTACTTACAAAATGGTTGCACTTAACTTCCGGGGTATATTCTCTCAGCTTGTGCAAGGTGGACATGGTGACCTTGTCATGATGAAGAAGACGAATAAAAAG GACCGTGATCATGATGCTGACGATGATGTGTGTGGTGAAGCTGCTACAGAGGGAAGGGTTGAGAAATACGATGGTGTAACAGTGAAG GTGTCGTTTACTGGTCAAGGGGAGACACGATCAATGAAACAATTGTCGGGAGGACAAAAGACCGTTGTTGCTCTCGCATTAATATTTGCCATCCAGAAATGCGATCCTGCACCATTCTATCTCTTCGATGAGATTGATGCGGCACTTGATACTCAATATCGAACTGCTGTCGGCA ACATGATTCGTGGTTTAGCTGATGACAGCGTAAGTACGCAGTTCATAACCACCACTTTCCGTCCGGAGCTAGTAAAAGTTGCGGATAAGATATATGGAGTGTTTTATGAGAATAGAGCGAGTATTGTGAAAGTTATTTCAAAGGACCAGGCGTTGAACTTCATCCAAAATGAATATCAGTCCCATGATACTTGA
- the LOC130509867 gene encoding peptide methionine sulfoxide reductase B5, translated as MAAAHGLVVQKTEEEWRAILSPEQFRILRQKGTEIAGTGEYDKFFEDGIFSCVGCKTPLYKSTTKFDSGCGWPAFFEGFPGAINRTPDPDGRRTEITCAVCDGHLGHVFKGEGYGTPTDERHCVNSVSIIFNPQKPPEEAED; from the exons ATGGCGGCAGCTCATGGACTGGTGGTCCAGAAAACAGAGGAGGAGTGGCGTGCGATCCTTTCTCCTGAGCAGTTTAGGATTCTTCGACAAAAAGGCACTGa AATAGCAGGAACTGGAGAATATGACAAGTTCTTCGAGGATGGAATTTTCAGCTGTGTCGGATGCAAAACTCCTCTCTATAAATCTACCACAAAGTTCGACTCCGGATGTGGTTGGCCAGCTTTCTTTGAAGGATTCCCTGGTGCCATTAACCGAACG CCTGATCCAGATGGGAGAAGAACAGAGATAACTTGTGCAGTATGCGACGGGCATTTAGGCCATGTTTTTAAAGGAGAAGGTTATGGTACTCCTACCGATGAACGCCACTGCGTTAACAGCGTTTCGATCATCTTCAACCCGCAGAAACCACCTGAGGAGGCTGAGGATTGA